The Treponema sp. J25 DNA segment CTATCCCAAGAACACCAAGGGGCGTATCCGGGAGAAGGGTATACGAGAAACGTATGTTTGACCCAGTGGACCCTAGAGGAACAGATAAGCCTTTTAAAAAAGAGGTATCCCTGTTGTTTTTCATTTTTTTCTTTCGGCTACCCTATGCGGAAAAAGAACCATTATGTATCATATATTAACCGCCGATTGTTTATAGGACAAGGAGTGTATAATGGGTAGAGGGAAGTTTTTTTTAAAGTTAGGAACGTTTTTTTTATTAGGTATTTTTATAGGGAAAGTATATTGGGCAGGGGCAGAACCCCCCAATGGTCAGGACAGTGTGGTAGATCTTTTTTCACCGGTCTATGCGGGATCTGGGCTTTTTACCACCAGTACTACTAATTCTCAGGCCCTTTCTCTGAACCCTGCAACCCTCGGCTCTGCCCAGCGGATCGTGCTGGATGTAGGGTATCTAGGAATTGCCGGCACCGGATCGGATGCGGGTTATGGGAACGCCATTTCCCTTGGGGTCGTGTATCCTACCCGGTACGCCGTTTTTGGCAGTTCCCTTCGTCTTATTACGAGTCCCTTTAACAGCATGCCCCTGGGAACTGTTTTCGGCACCGATCTGTACGTGGCCAAGGAACTCTACCCCGGGATGTCCTTCGGTCTTGGTTTGAATCTAGGGTTAGGAAAGGACTGGACCGCGGCGGCTGACCTGGGTTTTTATCATCGTGTAGGAACGGTGGGGCCCCTCCACAACTTTAGCTGGGCCTTGAGTCTTGGGGGCCTTGGAAAAAGCTACGTCCCCAGCCCCTTTACGCTCGCCGGCGGCGTAGCCTTTGACTTTTTCCGTATCCCCGGCAAAGAGAATCGATCGGATCCTTTGGTCCTGGGGGCAGCCCTGGATCTCGGTTTGCCCGGCTTTACCAATCTAACGGGGAAACTTGGCCTGTCCGCTACTATTGCCCGCTTTATCACTATTTCTTCCGCCACGGGTTTTAACGTTCGGGAAAGTCTTGCAGGGAAAGGCCCCTCTTTTATTCCATCCGTAGGGATCACCGCTAACTTCAAACTGAACGGAGATACTACTAAAGAAGGCGCCCTCCCACGGGAAGGAGAGATGGCCACAAGTCTTGCGGTAAAGCCCCTCTATCCAGATATCATGGCCGTGGGCGCAGGTCTTACCTGGACCCTGGGGGTAGCTGATACAAAGGGACCTGTTATCACCATAGACTATCCAGAGACCCGCTACATATCTCCCAATAACGATGGAAAGGCGGATGTACTGGAATTTCCCATTTCTATTACCGATAGCCGCTATGTGGCTTCCTGGGAATTTACCATTCTGAACCAGGACAACCAGGTAGTGCGGACCTACCGAAACAAAGAGCGCCGACCTGAAACCCAGGGGGTACGGAACATAATCGATCGGATCCTCGATGTAAAATCAGGGGTCGAAGTTCCCGCCACCCTTCGCTGGGATGGCATCTTAGACGATGGATCCCTTGCTCCCGATGGCAACTACTTCTTTAAGGTTAGCGCTAAGGACGACAACGGCAACGAGAGTACTTCCGCAACTTACCAGGTGGTGGTAGACAATACGGCCCCGGTTGTTCGGATTATCCGGGCCGGGGGAAACACGGACCTGAATCAACTTAAAATCTTTTCTCCCGATGGAGATGGAAACAAGGATACCTTTGAAATTGTTCTAGAAGGTTCTATCGAAGATAGATGGGAAGGGGGAATATTCAACGCCGCAGGGGCCCTGGTTCGAAGCTTTAATTTCACCAATGCAAGTCCTGCGGGAACCAGCACCACCGCCCCGGCAAGTCTTATCTGGAACGGGAAGAACGACACGGGACAGATCGTCCCCGATGGGGTATATACCTATCGGATAAGCGCCACAGACCGGGCCCAGAACACGGGGAGCACCGAGTTAGGCAATATCATCATAAACACCGAGCGGCCGGTGGTAAGTCTGCTCATCAACGAAGGCTTCTTCTCACCAAACGGAGATGGAATAAAGGATACCCTGGTGTTAAGTCCGGGGGTTCCGGTAAAAGAAGGGATAACCCGCTGGGATCTAAGCATTTTGGATGGTGCTGGCGCGGTACGGCGAATCTTTGAAGGCACCACGATGGCTCCACCGGCCCAGGTCATTTTTGATGGAAAATCAGGAGAGGGGGCCCTCTTACCCGAAGGGACGTATCAGGCCCAATTACGGGTTACCTACCAGAACGGCCATGTGGCGGTTACCAAATCGCCTTCTTTTGTGCTCGATATAACCGCCCCAACGGCCCGGGTGGTGGCATCCTATCCGGCCTTCTCTCCCAACAACGACGGGAACCTAGACGAAATGGAGTTTACCCAGGATAGTAGCGAAGAAATCCAGTGGACCGGCGAAATTCGCCTGGTGCAGGAAGCAGGAAAGGCCCCGGTGGCAAGCCGAACCGGTGAAGGGACAGGGATCCTGGTCCGGACCTTCTCTTTCAGTGGAAAGGTAGATCCCCGCATCACCTGGGATGGTCGGGATTCTCAGGGGCGACCGGTGCCTGATGGCGTGTATGAATATCGGCTGGTCAGTATCGATAGGGCCGGAAACCGGGGTACTTCCAACGCGGTGCAGTTTACCCTTACCACCGTTGACACACCAGTACTCGTGAATACCGATAGTCGGGCATTCTCGCCAAACGGAGATAGGGTAAAAGATACAATCACCATTATTCCCCAACTCCAGGTAACCGAAGGAATCGCGAACTGGCGGCTTGAAATTTTAGACAGCCAGAATACGCCGGTCCGCATCTTTGAAGGACGAAACACGGCGCCCCAAAACACCGTATGGGATGGTAAAAACACCGCTGGCACGGTGGTTCCCGATGGAAAATATACGGCCCGTTTACAGATTCGTTATGTGGCAGGGAATCAGCCAGTAGCAAGTTCCCTCCCCTTCACCGTAGATACCCAGGCCCCACAAATAGAACTCTCTGTACCGTATACGCTCTTCTCACCGAACAACGATGGGAATCGGGACTTCCTCCCCATTCAAGTTCGGACCCCCGGGAACGATACGTGGACCTTGAGTATCCTTAACCAGAATCGACAGATAGTCCAGAGCTGGGAATGGAGGGGGGCTGCTCCCGATATTCGCTGGAACGGAACTGATAGGGCGGGAAATCAGACCGCCGACGGGACCTACTCTATCGTTGCAAGCAGCACCGACGAAGCGGGCAACACCACAAGCCGAACCATCGAAGGCATCGTCATGGATAGCCGCGTTCCCCGGGCCTTCCTTACCGCCTCTACCCAGGCTATTTCTCCCAATGGTGATGGTGTAGCGGATACGGTAAACTTCTCCATAGTCCTTACCTTAAAGGATGGCATTGAAAGCTGGAAGCTGGAACTTCTTACTGAACAGGGAACCAGTCACCGTATTCTAGGAACCTCTGTTCCTACCACAGGAACGGCCACCGGAAGCGGCAGCCCGGCCCAGGGCTCGGCACCAGCAATTCGAACCGCCCCGATCCCCCCGGAAACTCTTAGCTGGGACGGGCGGGATGCCGCTGGAGTGGTAAGAGAAGGCACCTACCAACCCCGCCTTACGGTAAAATATGCCAAGGGTGACCAGATAGAGATCATGGGTGCACCGATCTTAGTAGATATCACTGGTCCGGTATTGAGTCTTTCTACGCGACCCCAGTACTTTAGTCCTGATAACGACGGTGTGGATGATGAACTCTTTATCCAAATCAGTGCTCGAGACGCCTCTCCCATTGCATCTTGGTCCCTGGAAATCCGAGAACCCGAGGGGCCCAAACAGCTCTTCTATCGTCTTGAAGGACGGGGGGCTCCCACCGAACGCATTGTGTGGGATGGACGGAGCAACCGGGGTGAACTCGTGCAGGCCGCTACGGATTACCCCGTTACCCTGGTAGTGACCGACAGTCTGGGGAACACCAGTCGTCTTGAAAGTATGATCAGCGTGGACGTGCTCGTGATCCGGGAAGGGAATCTCCTTAAAATACGGGTACCCTCAATTATTTTCCGGGAGAATGCGGCCGACTTTATCGGTGTAGCCCCTGAAAAGGTGGAAAACAACCTGCGGGTTATCCGCCGAATTGCCGAAATCCTGAATAGATTCCGGGATTACAGGGTAACCGTGGAAGGACACGCCAACCCCGTGACCCGAACAACCCGGGAGGAACGGGAAGAGCTCCAGCCCTTAAGCGAAGCCCGGGCAAAGGCGGTGATGGACCGACTCATCGAATATGGCGTGGACCGGAACCGGCTTTCCTATGTAGGACGGGGCGGAACCCAGCCCGTGGTCCGATGGGAAGACCGGGACAATTGGTGGAAGAACCGACGGGTTGAATTTATTTTGATTAAGTAAAATAGCTTGTCTTTGCGGTAGAGCTCCTTTGTGGCAGCTCTGCCTTTGTAAAGGGCCGGGTAAAACCGGCCCTTATTTTTTCCCTACCACTATCAAGGTTTGAGCATCCTGATCATAGGGCCGAAGATTCCAACTCCCATAGACCTCAATATCTTCAAAACCCGCATCCGATAAAAGGTGTATTAATTCGGCGGCGCTATATAAACGCTGACAAAAACGTTTTTCGTAGCGGTTCCCCGCCGTATCAATAAGTATCCAGTGGTTTTCCAGAAGCCGCCAGGCATCAAGAATGCGATAACGGGTAAGCACGGTATAGCCAGAGCGTTCAAACCATTCACCTTCTATGAAATCCCGGGCTTCGATTTCCTTGCTCAGGGTTTCTAGAATATACCTTCCTCCTTTCTTTAAAGAATCGTAGGCATTTTGCACCACGAGCATATCATCTTCGGGATCGTCAAAATACCCAAAGGAAGTATAGAGGTTCACCACTCCATCAAAACGATCAGGCCGTTGAAAGAGCCGCACATCCTGTCGGACCAATTCCAGCGGAACCCCCACAGTGCGGGCACTTTCGGCCGCCGCCTCGAGGTACGATGGGGTAATATCCACACCGGTTACCCGGGCTCCTTGCAAGGCAAGTTCCACCGCGATTCGACCAGTACCGCAGCATTGATCCAGAATCTCTAAAGGTTCAGCAGGCTCCTCCCCCTGCGGGATATTCGTTTTTATCCTGGAAGAGGATGCCCCTTTTTCCGCATTTCCCTCTGAGGGAGGATTCCCCGCAGGTGTTCCCCGTCGAAGAAATTCTACAATTCGTTTAACCACAAGGGGAACTTCCTGCCAGCGGGCCTCATCAAAAATTATCGGAGCAAAACGCTGCCAGAATTGTTCATCCTCAAACCACGATTCAGAGTGGGGTGTCTTTTCACCTTTCATAGGGCCTCCCTGGTTGCGAGATAGAAGGAGTATAGCGTATAATCAAGGAATGTTTAACGATAGTATTATACTCGCCGGTGGATCGGGAACCCGTCTGTGGCCCGCCAGTAACACCCATAAACCGAAACAATTTTTGCAGACCCCCCGGGGCACAACCCTTTTTGAAGAAGCCCTCGAGCGGGCCTTTGCGATAACAGAACCGGAAGGAAGGGTTGTGGTCGTCTGCGGTAAGACCCACATTCCCCATATTGTAGCCTCCTGTACGGAACTTCCTGTAGAGCAACGAAAACGCCTCGTGCTTATTCCCGAACCCTTTGCCCGGAATACCGCCCCCGCTATCACCTGCGCCGTTCGCTACCTGGAATTTCTCCATGGGAAAAAAGAAAGCACCGCCCTGGTGCTCACGAGCGATCATATTATGGGCCCCCTCGAAACCTTTGTGGAGGATGCAGATGCGGCAAGTTTCCTGGCCCAGCACCATGCCCTCGTGGTATTTGGGATTCCCCCCCGTCATCCTGAAACCGGATATGGCTATATCGAAGCGGGGGCTTCCCTTACTACTCCCCAAAACCTCACCAATACCTACCAGGTAAAATCTTTCCGGGAAAAACCGGATCGCCCTACCGCAGAAACATTCCTTAAACAGGGGAACTTTTTCTGGAACTCCGGTATGTTCGCCTTTTCGGTTTCCCAATTCAAGGAAAACCTCCGGAAATATGCGCCCGTCATCATGGAATCCTTTAAGCAACTCACGGATCCGACAACTGATGCGTCCATGTGGCAGATTGAGTACGAGGTTCCCCTCCTGCAACGATGGAAAGGACTTGAAAAAAGTTATGAACAGTGCCCTTCTATATCTATTGATTATGCCCTCGCAGAAAAATGCCGCGATGTGGCGGTGGTCCAGGCCCGCTTTTCCTGGACCGATGTAGGTTCCTGGGATGAATATGCCCGCCTCTTTTCTAATTCATCGGGGACAGTATATAGTTTTAAGGCGGAAAATTGTTTTGTAGACAGTGATTTCCCCGTGGCCCTCTGTGGGGTGGAGGATCTTCTGGTGGTGGGGCGTAAAAATCCCGAAACGGGCACCCCGGTGGTCCTTATCTGTAAACGGGGGGATACTCAGGGAGTAAAAGACATTGTAGAGCAAATCAAATCCGATCATCGGACTGATTTATTATAAATTGATCTTGTTTTCCCGAAAAATCTGGGGAAACAGGCCATCTATTCAAAACAACTGGAGGAGATATGGTTATTCTTACGTTAAACTGTGGTTCTTCATCTGCCAAATATCAGGTGTATGATTGGGAAAAACAGGATGTGCTTGCGGTGGGGATTGTCGAACGGGTTACCCAGGGAGGTTCCTTTATCACCCATCGGGCAAAAGGAAAAGAGGAATTTACCCTGAATCAGGATTGCCCCACCCATGTAGATGCGGTAGAGCTCATCATCAAGATTCTCACCGATCCTACCCATGGGGTCATCCATGACATGGGGATGATTAAAGCGGTGGGACACCGGGTAGTCCACGGGGGCTCCAAATTCACCAAATCGGTGATCGTTACCGATGAGGTACTCCAGACCTTCCGGGAAGTTTCCGATTTAGCCCCCCTTCACAATCCCGCAAACATCATGGGTATTGAGGCAGCCCGAAAGGTTCTGCCCTCGGTTCCCCACTGTGCCATCATGGACACGGCCTGGCACCAGACCATGCCGGCTTCAAGCTACATCTATGCCCTACCTGCAGAATGGCACGAAAAATACCAGGTCCGTCGGTATGGCTTCCATGGCACAAGCTTTTTGTATACCTCTAAGCGGGCAGCGGTGCTTCTCGGAAAGGACTTCCATCAATGTAACCTCATCATCGCCCACCTCGGAAACGGGGCTTCCATCAATGCCGTAAAAGACGGCTGTTCCTTTGATACTTCCATGGGGCTTTCCCCCCTGGAAGGGCTTGTCATGGGAAGCCGCTGCGGTGATATTGATCCGGCCATTCCCTTCTACATGATGCGCGTGGCGGGGCTTACCGCCACCGAAGTAGAAAATATGATGAACAAGAAATCGGGGCTTCTGGGACTTACCGGCGGCCGGTTCACCGATCGGCGGGATATTCAAGCGGCGGTAGAGAAGGGAGACAAACAGGCAGAACTCGCCCAAGACGTGGAGGCGTACCGGGTAAAGAAGTACATCGGTGCCTATATGGCCGCCCTCGGCCGGGTGGATGCCCTGGTCTTTACCGCAGGGGCTGGTGAGATGGCCCCCTTTATCAGGAAAAAAATCCTTGCCGGCCTTGAACCGCTGGGAATCGTCTACGATCCCCAAAAGAACGAAATTGCCCGGACCCGAAACGCAGAAACCAACATCGCTGCTAAAGATTCTAAGATTCCCATCTTCATTATCCCCACCGATGAAGAGCTCGTGATGACCGAAGACGCCTACGCCCTTATGAAAGGCACCTACGACATTCACACCCGCTTTACCTATACCTTCCAGAAACGGGACTACGTAAACAAGTCCCGAGAAGAGGCCCTCCAGCGGGATCTGCAGAAGAATCCTGCCCTGG contains these protein-coding regions:
- a CDS encoding FlgD immunoglobulin-like domain containing protein — its product is MGRGKFFLKLGTFFLLGIFIGKVYWAGAEPPNGQDSVVDLFSPVYAGSGLFTTSTTNSQALSLNPATLGSAQRIVLDVGYLGIAGTGSDAGYGNAISLGVVYPTRYAVFGSSLRLITSPFNSMPLGTVFGTDLYVAKELYPGMSFGLGLNLGLGKDWTAAADLGFYHRVGTVGPLHNFSWALSLGGLGKSYVPSPFTLAGGVAFDFFRIPGKENRSDPLVLGAALDLGLPGFTNLTGKLGLSATIARFITISSATGFNVRESLAGKGPSFIPSVGITANFKLNGDTTKEGALPREGEMATSLAVKPLYPDIMAVGAGLTWTLGVADTKGPVITIDYPETRYISPNNDGKADVLEFPISITDSRYVASWEFTILNQDNQVVRTYRNKERRPETQGVRNIIDRILDVKSGVEVPATLRWDGILDDGSLAPDGNYFFKVSAKDDNGNESTSATYQVVVDNTAPVVRIIRAGGNTDLNQLKIFSPDGDGNKDTFEIVLEGSIEDRWEGGIFNAAGALVRSFNFTNASPAGTSTTAPASLIWNGKNDTGQIVPDGVYTYRISATDRAQNTGSTELGNIIINTERPVVSLLINEGFFSPNGDGIKDTLVLSPGVPVKEGITRWDLSILDGAGAVRRIFEGTTMAPPAQVIFDGKSGEGALLPEGTYQAQLRVTYQNGHVAVTKSPSFVLDITAPTARVVASYPAFSPNNDGNLDEMEFTQDSSEEIQWTGEIRLVQEAGKAPVASRTGEGTGILVRTFSFSGKVDPRITWDGRDSQGRPVPDGVYEYRLVSIDRAGNRGTSNAVQFTLTTVDTPVLVNTDSRAFSPNGDRVKDTITIIPQLQVTEGIANWRLEILDSQNTPVRIFEGRNTAPQNTVWDGKNTAGTVVPDGKYTARLQIRYVAGNQPVASSLPFTVDTQAPQIELSVPYTLFSPNNDGNRDFLPIQVRTPGNDTWTLSILNQNRQIVQSWEWRGAAPDIRWNGTDRAGNQTADGTYSIVASSTDEAGNTTSRTIEGIVMDSRVPRAFLTASTQAISPNGDGVADTVNFSIVLTLKDGIESWKLELLTEQGTSHRILGTSVPTTGTATGSGSPAQGSAPAIRTAPIPPETLSWDGRDAAGVVREGTYQPRLTVKYAKGDQIEIMGAPILVDITGPVLSLSTRPQYFSPDNDGVDDELFIQISARDASPIASWSLEIREPEGPKQLFYRLEGRGAPTERIVWDGRSNRGELVQAATDYPVTLVVTDSLGNTSRLESMISVDVLVIREGNLLKIRVPSIIFRENAADFIGVAPEKVENNLRVIRRIAEILNRFRDYRVTVEGHANPVTRTTREEREELQPLSEARAKAVMDRLIEYGVDRNRLSYVGRGGTQPVVRWEDRDNWWKNRRVEFILIK
- a CDS encoding class I SAM-dependent methyltransferase produces the protein MKGEKTPHSESWFEDEQFWQRFAPIIFDEARWQEVPLVVKRIVEFLRRGTPAGNPPSEGNAEKGASSSRIKTNIPQGEEPAEPLEILDQCCGTGRIAVELALQGARVTGVDITPSYLEAAAESARTVGVPLELVRQDVRLFQRPDRFDGVVNLYTSFGYFDDPEDDMLVVQNAYDSLKKGGRYILETLSKEIEARDFIEGEWFERSGYTVLTRYRILDAWRLLENHWILIDTAGNRYEKRFCQRLYSAAELIHLLSDAGFEDIEVYGSWNLRPYDQDAQTLIVVGKK
- a CDS encoding mannose-1-phosphate guanylyltransferase — translated: MFNDSIILAGGSGTRLWPASNTHKPKQFLQTPRGTTLFEEALERAFAITEPEGRVVVVCGKTHIPHIVASCTELPVEQRKRLVLIPEPFARNTAPAITCAVRYLEFLHGKKESTALVLTSDHIMGPLETFVEDADAASFLAQHHALVVFGIPPRHPETGYGYIEAGASLTTPQNLTNTYQVKSFREKPDRPTAETFLKQGNFFWNSGMFAFSVSQFKENLRKYAPVIMESFKQLTDPTTDASMWQIEYEVPLLQRWKGLEKSYEQCPSISIDYALAEKCRDVAVVQARFSWTDVGSWDEYARLFSNSSGTVYSFKAENCFVDSDFPVALCGVEDLLVVGRKNPETGTPVVLICKRGDTQGVKDIVEQIKSDHRTDLL
- a CDS encoding acetate kinase, whose protein sequence is MVILTLNCGSSSAKYQVYDWEKQDVLAVGIVERVTQGGSFITHRAKGKEEFTLNQDCPTHVDAVELIIKILTDPTHGVIHDMGMIKAVGHRVVHGGSKFTKSVIVTDEVLQTFREVSDLAPLHNPANIMGIEAARKVLPSVPHCAIMDTAWHQTMPASSYIYALPAEWHEKYQVRRYGFHGTSFLYTSKRAAVLLGKDFHQCNLIIAHLGNGASINAVKDGCSFDTSMGLSPLEGLVMGSRCGDIDPAIPFYMMRVAGLTATEVENMMNKKSGLLGLTGGRFTDRRDIQAAVEKGDKQAELAQDVEAYRVKKYIGAYMAALGRVDALVFTAGAGEMAPFIRKKILAGLEPLGIVYDPQKNEIARTRNAETNIAAKDSKIPIFIIPTDEELVMTEDAYALMKGTYDIHTRFTYTFQKRDYVNKSREEALQRDLQKNPALASIIVRP